One stretch of Weissella koreensis KACC 15510 DNA includes these proteins:
- a CDS encoding SLC13 family permease, translating to MINRIFTYLKEDVMFTASMVLAVITSLLVRPDIGAVNWHTVFSLMTMMIWVGFLEKAGILHTVSVWLVNRSHHARTLMTSVTFLSFFGAMLLSNDIAILTILPIYLKLADQLTTRLKVVGSTLVIMAANSGAILFPFGKSQNLYMFVHYKINVIQFFEWSASLTIATLVLMFIITRFVRSTPIQIDLPKPDKIHRGRLSLLTVTGIILIITIFGWTPFNLVVPLILIAFFLYNPKMFNLVDFGLLATFIFFFIATNNLAHLEEVKHLIETLFDTKSHVLFGTFFLSQFISNLPSTILISTFTDHAYDLFIGSNIGGYGSIFASMANLIGYRVFRQLDPKFSWTFLKVFMIVNFAFAAVLLLIFGLWSL from the coding sequence ATGATTAATCGTATCTTTACATACTTGAAAGAGGATGTAATGTTTACGGCTAGTATGGTGTTAGCTGTGATTACATCTCTTCTGGTTCGTCCTGACATTGGGGCGGTCAATTGGCATACTGTTTTTAGTTTAATGACTATGATGATTTGGGTAGGATTTTTAGAAAAAGCTGGAATTCTGCATACCGTTTCAGTTTGGTTAGTGAACCGAAGTCATCATGCGCGAACATTAATGACAAGTGTTACATTTCTATCTTTTTTTGGGGCAATGTTGTTATCAAATGATATCGCGATCTTAACGATATTACCTATTTATTTAAAATTAGCTGATCAACTAACAACCCGTTTAAAGGTCGTTGGTTCGACTTTGGTTATCATGGCGGCTAATTCTGGGGCAATTTTGTTTCCTTTTGGTAAATCGCAAAATCTATATATGTTTGTACACTATAAGATTAATGTCATTCAATTTTTTGAATGGTCAGCATCGTTAACGATTGCTACCTTAGTTTTAATGTTTATCATTACGCGCTTTGTTCGAAGTACACCAATCCAAATTGATTTACCAAAACCAGATAAAATTCATCGGGGACGTTTGAGCCTTTTGACGGTTACTGGAATTATTTTAATTATTACGATTTTTGGTTGGACACCGTTTAATCTGGTGGTGCCATTAATCTTAATCGCCTTTTTTCTATATAATCCCAAGATGTTTAACTTAGTGGATTTTGGTTTATTGGCAACGTTCATTTTCTTCTTTATTGCGACTAATAATTTAGCTCATTTAGAAGAGGTAAAACATTTAATTGAAACCTTGTTTGATACCAAGTCTCACGTTTTATTTGGAACATTCTTCTTAAGTCAATTTATTTCAAATCTACCTTCAACGATTTTGATTTCAACCTTCACAGATCATGCTTATGATTTATTTATTGGATCAAATATTGGAGGATATGGATCAATTTTCGCCTCAATGGCTAATTTAATAGGGTATCGTGTTTTCCGTCAGTTAGATCCTAAGTTTTCTTGGACCTTCTTAAAAGTTTTCATGATAGTTAATTTTGCTTTTGCAGCGGTGTTACTGTTGATTTTTGGACTTTGGAGTCTATAA